The following coding sequences lie in one Oncorhynchus kisutch isolate 150728-3 linkage group LG17, Okis_V2, whole genome shotgun sequence genomic window:
- the LOC109907971 gene encoding NSFL1 cofactor p47-like isoform X2 — MADQESSVREFVAVTDVDEERARFFLESAGWDLQLALASFFEDGAEDDIVTLPQPESGGSSVPRSTGPGRSENRVTSFRDMMHEEEDDSDEEEGERFFAGGSERSGQQIVGPPKKKSSNEVVEDLFKGAKEHGAVPVEKAGRGPGEPSRARPFIGGGYRLGAAPEEEPVYVAGERRAANSQQDVHVVLKLWKTGFSLGDGELRNYSDPGNAIFLESIRRGEIPLELRQRSRGGQVNLDMEDHRDEDFSKPKVTFKAFGGEGQKLGSATPELVSAPRMGDQDQVTSEAQAIASVNLDASQPVTNIQIRLADGGRLVQKFNHTHRVSDVRQFVVGARPLMAATEFVLITTFPNKELTDESQTLRDANLLNAVIVQRLK, encoded by the exons ATGGCGGACCAAGAATCCTCGGTGAGGGAGTTCGTTGCTGTTACTGATGTTGATGAAGAGAGGGCCCGTTTTTTCTTGGAGTCTGCCGGTTGGGATTTGCAG CTTGCCCTGGCCAGTTTCTTTGAAGATGGTGCTGAGGATGACATAGTGACATTACCTCAGCCAGAGAGTGGTGGATCCTCTGTGCCTCGTTCCACAGGGCCTGGCAG GAGTGAAAATAGAGTGACCTCCTTCAGGGATATGATGCACGAGGAAGAAGATGACAGTGACGAGGAGGAAGGGGAAAG GTTCTTTGCTGGGGGTTCTGAACGCAGTGGGCAGCAGATTGTGGGCCCCCCCAAGAAGAAGAGCTCTAATGAGGTGGTGGAGGACCTCTTCAAGGGGGCTAAGGAGCATGGGGCCGTACCTGTGGAGAAGGCTGGGAGAGGCCCAGGAGAGCCTAGTCGAGCCAGG CCGTTCATTGGCGGTGGCTACCGGCTTGGTGCAGCACCTGAGGAGGAGCCTGTTTATGTGGCTGGAGAGAGAAGAGCTGCTAACAGCCAGCAGGAT GTGCATGTAGTCCTGAAGCTGTGGAAGACAGGTTTCAGCCTGGGCGACGGTGAACTCAGAAACTACAGTGATCCTGGCAATGCCATTTTCCTGGAGTCGATCCGTAGGGG GGAAATTCCTTTGGAGTTGAGACAGCGCTCCCGGGGGGGTCAGGTCAACTTGGATATGGAGGACCATCGGGATGAGGACTTCTCCAAACCCAAGGTTACCTTCAAGGCTTTCGGCGGGGAAGGACAGAAACTGGGCAG TGCCACCCCTGAACTGGTGTCTGCTCCGCGTATGGGGGACCAGGACCAGGTAACCAGTGAGGCCCAGGCCATCGCCTCTGTGAACCTGGACGCCTCTCAGCCTGTGACCAACATCCAGATCAGACTGGCCGACGGGGGGAGACTGGTGCAGAAGTTCAACCACACTCACAG GGTGTCGGACGTGCGTCAGTTTGTGGTGGGAGCTCGACCTTTAATGGCCGCGACAGAGTTTGTGCTCATAACAACCTTCCCCAACAAGGAGCTGACTGACGAGAGCCAGACGCTGCGGGATGCCAACCTGCTCAACGCAGTCATCGTGCAGCGGCTAAAGTGA
- the LOC109907971 gene encoding NSFL1 cofactor p47-like isoform X1, which translates to MADQESSVREFVAVTDVDEERARFFLESAGWDLQLALASFFEDGAEDDIVTLPQPESGGSSVPRSTGPGRSENRVTSFRDMMHEEEDDSDEEEGERFFAGGSERSGQQIVGPPKKKSSNEVVEDLFKGAKEHGAVPVEKAGRGPGEPSRARPFIGGGYRLGAAPEEEPVYVAGERRAANSQQDKVHVVLKLWKTGFSLGDGELRNYSDPGNAIFLESIRRGEIPLELRQRSRGGQVNLDMEDHRDEDFSKPKVTFKAFGGEGQKLGSATPELVSAPRMGDQDQVTSEAQAIASVNLDASQPVTNIQIRLADGGRLVQKFNHTHRVSDVRQFVVGARPLMAATEFVLITTFPNKELTDESQTLRDANLLNAVIVQRLK; encoded by the exons ATGGCGGACCAAGAATCCTCGGTGAGGGAGTTCGTTGCTGTTACTGATGTTGATGAAGAGAGGGCCCGTTTTTTCTTGGAGTCTGCCGGTTGGGATTTGCAG CTTGCCCTGGCCAGTTTCTTTGAAGATGGTGCTGAGGATGACATAGTGACATTACCTCAGCCAGAGAGTGGTGGATCCTCTGTGCCTCGTTCCACAGGGCCTGGCAG GAGTGAAAATAGAGTGACCTCCTTCAGGGATATGATGCACGAGGAAGAAGATGACAGTGACGAGGAGGAAGGGGAAAG GTTCTTTGCTGGGGGTTCTGAACGCAGTGGGCAGCAGATTGTGGGCCCCCCCAAGAAGAAGAGCTCTAATGAGGTGGTGGAGGACCTCTTCAAGGGGGCTAAGGAGCATGGGGCCGTACCTGTGGAGAAGGCTGGGAGAGGCCCAGGAGAGCCTAGTCGAGCCAGG CCGTTCATTGGCGGTGGCTACCGGCTTGGTGCAGCACCTGAGGAGGAGCCTGTTTATGTGGCTGGAGAGAGAAGAGCTGCTAACAGCCAGCAGGAT AAGGTGCATGTAGTCCTGAAGCTGTGGAAGACAGGTTTCAGCCTGGGCGACGGTGAACTCAGAAACTACAGTGATCCTGGCAATGCCATTTTCCTGGAGTCGATCCGTAGGGG GGAAATTCCTTTGGAGTTGAGACAGCGCTCCCGGGGGGGTCAGGTCAACTTGGATATGGAGGACCATCGGGATGAGGACTTCTCCAAACCCAAGGTTACCTTCAAGGCTTTCGGCGGGGAAGGACAGAAACTGGGCAG TGCCACCCCTGAACTGGTGTCTGCTCCGCGTATGGGGGACCAGGACCAGGTAACCAGTGAGGCCCAGGCCATCGCCTCTGTGAACCTGGACGCCTCTCAGCCTGTGACCAACATCCAGATCAGACTGGCCGACGGGGGGAGACTGGTGCAGAAGTTCAACCACACTCACAG GGTGTCGGACGTGCGTCAGTTTGTGGTGGGAGCTCGACCTTTAATGGCCGCGACAGAGTTTGTGCTCATAACAACCTTCCCCAACAAGGAGCTGACTGACGAGAGCCAGACGCTGCGGGATGCCAACCTGCTCAACGCAGTCATCGTGCAGCGGCTAAAGTGA